A genomic segment from Helicoverpa armigera isolate CAAS_96S chromosome 10, ASM3070526v1, whole genome shotgun sequence encodes:
- the LOC110371773 gene encoding uncharacterized protein LOC110371773 isoform X1, with amino-acid sequence MKNQKENIKIEYLSKDILDEEFMKSFSLLYYTQRLIGSTRVQIKHRFVTTPSFLQKCHTLISVILLLGLDYLVIQKYDKILFDRETIYYLSICVTGLQTITFLCNIINVRFMNGDANVELLVNLQQIDRRMNINRNKSITTLLVKTNVISLVVVLIMFITLLGVASAKGTAAFWPYIGIAYSQFSFVIELISCSNMFMYFYIRARFINSIIKNYIDQKGTQEILYSKERFLSSYFASKVFMRRLAAGSHNFVSSDTDVYLKQLLEGFFKFQDIYKFQVFMFCCKLVASALLTFEFLLYAVQNDTVGLWDSLTPSFFTVIDLVMASLLGVRCEVFIREVKETKRLVITVMSRHYDGRLREKSKRMLKLVEETPPHLSVYDMWQLDANVLLQMFMLVTGLIVTQMQFAFL; translated from the exons ATGAAAAAtcagaaagaaaatattaaaattgaatatctCTCAAAAGATATACTTGACGAAGAATTTATGAAATCCTTCAGCCTTCTGTACTATACGCAGAGATTGATAGGATCGACCCGCGTTCAAATTAAACATCGATTTGTGACAACGCcatcttttttacaaaaatgccATACTTTAATAAGTGTGATCTTACTGTTAGGATTAGACTATCTTGTTATACAGAAATATGATAAAATCCTGTTTGATCGCGAAACTATCTACTATTTGAGCATATGTGTAACGGGATTACAGACCATAACATTCTTATGCAATATAATTAATGTGCGTTTTATGAACGGAGATGCTAATGTTGAATTGTTAGTCAATCTGCAGCAAATAGATAGGCGTATGAATATAAATCGTAACAAAAGTATCACAACTCTGTTAGTCAAGACAAATGTTATATCACTGGTTGTGGTTCTGATAATGTTCATTACCCTTCTTGGCGTGGCTAGTGCAAAAGGAACCGCCGCATTTTGGCCTTATATAGGAATCGCTTATTCCCAATTCAGTTTCGTCATAGAACTGATTAGTTGCTCAAATATGTTTATGTACTTCTATATACGTGCACGCTTCATAAATTcgattattaaaaattatatcgaCCAAAAGGGGACGCAAGAGATTCTGTATTCAAAAGAGCGATTTTTATCTTCATATTTTGCTTCGAAAGTATTCATGAGACGCTTGGCTGCTGGCTCTCATAATTTTGTATCAAGCGATACAGATGTATATTTGAAACAATTACTAGAGGGTTTTTTCAAGTTTCAAGATATTTACAAATTTCAA gtttttatgttttgctGTAAGCTGGTCGCATCAGCTCTTTTAACATTCGAATTCCTATTGTATGCTGTACAAAATGAT aCTGTGGGACTCTGGGACAGTCTGACGCCCTCATTTTTCACAGTGATTGACTTAGTAATGGCGAGTTTGCTTGGCGTCCGATGTGAAGTTTTCATTAGAGAAGTAAAGGAAACTAAGCGACTGGTGATTACCGTCATGTCGAGACATTATGatg GACGATTAAGAGAGAAATCCAAGAGAATGTTGAAACTAGTAGAGGAAACTCCACCTCACTTGTCTGTTTACGACATGTGGCAATTGGACGCGAACGTTTTGTTGCAAATGTTCATGTTGGTGACCGGTCTTATTGTCACGCAAATGCAGTTCGcgtttttgtaa
- the LOC110371773 gene encoding uncharacterized protein LOC110371773 isoform X2: MFCCKLVASALLTFEFLLYAVQNDTVGLWDSLTPSFFTVIDLVMASLLGVRCEVFIREVKETKRLVITVMSRHYDGRLREKSKRMLKLVEETPPHLSVYDMWQLDANVLLQMFMLVTGLIVTQMQFAFL, translated from the exons atgttttgctGTAAGCTGGTCGCATCAGCTCTTTTAACATTCGAATTCCTATTGTATGCTGTACAAAATGAT aCTGTGGGACTCTGGGACAGTCTGACGCCCTCATTTTTCACAGTGATTGACTTAGTAATGGCGAGTTTGCTTGGCGTCCGATGTGAAGTTTTCATTAGAGAAGTAAAGGAAACTAAGCGACTGGTGATTACCGTCATGTCGAGACATTATGatg GACGATTAAGAGAGAAATCCAAGAGAATGTTGAAACTAGTAGAGGAAACTCCACCTCACTTGTCTGTTTACGACATGTGGCAATTGGACGCGAACGTTTTGTTGCAAATGTTCATGTTGGTGACCGGTCTTATTGTCACGCAAATGCAGTTCGcgtttttgtaa
- the LOC110371775 gene encoding uncharacterized protein LOC110371775 codes for MKQLILFLIFGYCLSDCLALWCYQCTAATPGCMEPFNWRGVGYLGNPCPDAEDICVKLIERKGAQEVITRDCLSNFRAFRTDIPADTYEGCRPAARDVNLANYVNNSIKELDIKRDWYDETVWCFCFLDHRCNGASSVTTMALLIPACIVFLFMKMF; via the exons ATGAAACAGTTAATCTTGTTTTTAATCTTTGGATACTGTTTAAGTGatt GTTTAGCACTATGGTGCTATCAGTGTACTGCTGCAACCCCTGGGTGTATGGAACCATTCAACTGGCGAGGTGTTGGCTACCTTGGCAACCCATGCCCTGATGCTGAGGATATTTGTGTCAAACTTATTGAAAGGAAAGgag CACAAGAAGTGATAACAAGGGATTGTTTGAGCAACTTCAGGGCTTTCAGAACTGATATTCCTGCAGACACCTATGAAGGTTGCCGCCCAGCTGCGAGGGATGTGAATCTAGCAAACTATGTCAATAATTCCATAAAGGAACTTGATATCAAAAG gGACTGGTATGATGAAACTGTATGGTGTTTCTGCTTCCTCGACCACAGATGTAATGGTGCATCAAGTGTGACAACAATGGCATTACTAATCCCAGCATGCATTGTGTTTCTATTCATGAAAATGTTCTGA
- the LOC110371813 gene encoding uncharacterized protein LOC110371813: MESAANPESAEAPTATGDTDESKPPEEPDKAETGEVGENQEGVETVEGGEVVEGVEGGETGEATATEEVDGEHVEGEGLEGEHVEGESVEGEAVEGEQVEGEHVEGEEQEKVEGEEKEKVEGEEEEGLGEQVEAEETEDLAFVPEEEVEEEQQYVEEPPPDPAAPYGFSDSKEALKAPFSLRPDQLAEVEQLWEIYQNYTPAYADLDGFITEKELVYMLKSLLLMTYTVEQLQELVAYCCRPPHAKGHIFYEQFLKMVTIRQRDFPIEEEIRSALQFFDPEKTGIIDREYLKEILSKQGSKMGARQLDNLIKEVDMSNDGTIGIEDVVGTMCIDLNKEDLQLLRAAVYPPTEDIGGERTEEAPVAVPDDDEEDD, from the coding sequence ATGGAAAGTGCAGCAAATCCAGAAAGTGCAGAGGCTCCTACAGCAACAGGAGATACTGATGAAAGTAAACCACCTGAAGAGCCTGACAAAGCAGAAACCGGTGAAGTTGGTGAAAATCAAGAAGGAGTTGAAACGGTTGAAGGTGGTGAGGTAGTCGAGGGCGTCGAGGGAGGTGAAACAGGTGAAGCTACTGCAACAGAAGAAGTAGATGGAGAGCATGTAGAAGGCGAAGGGTTGGAGGGTGAACATGTCGAAGGGGAATCTGTTGAAGGTGAAGCTGTAGAAGGAGAACAGGTTGAGGGTGAACATGTCGAAGGAGAAGAACAAGAGAAAGTCGAAGGAGAAGAAAAAGAGAAAGTCGAAGGGGAGGAGGAGGAGGGTTTGGGCGAACAAGTAGAAGCAGAAGAAACTGAGGACCTTGCCTTTGTACCTGAAGAAGAAGTCGAAGAAGAACAACAGTATGTTGAAGAACCTCCTCCGGACCCTGCTGCACCTTACGGCTTTAGCGATTCAAAGGAAGCTTTAAAAGCACCTTTTTCATTACGCCCAGATCAATTAGCTGAGGTCGAACAGCTGTGGGAAATCTACCAGAATTACACTCCGGCGTATGCAGATTTGGATGGCTTCATTACTGAGAAAGAGCTCGTTTACATGCTAAAAAGTTTACTTCTTATGACTTACACAGTAGAACAATTACAGGAACTGGTAGCATACTGTTGTCGACCGCCACATGCAAAGGGACATATATTTTATGAGCAGTTTCTAAAAATGGTAACAATACGTCAAAGGGATTTCCCCATAGAAGAAGAAATTCGTTCTGCGTTGCAATTTTTCGACCCAGAAAAAACAGGTATTATTGACCgagaatatttaaaagaaattttGTCAAAACAGGGTAGCAAAATGGGTGCACGACAGTTGGATAATCTCATTAAAGAGGTCGATATGAGCAATGACGGTACGATTGGTATAGAAGATGTTGTTGGAACAATGTGCATTGATCTAAATAAAGAAGACTTGCAACTACTAAGAGCAGCTGTGTACCCTCCCACGGAGGACATAGGAGGGGAGAGAACTGAGGAAGCCCCGGTGGCGGTTCCAGACGATGATGAAGAAGACGATTGA